Part of the Desulfolutivibrio sulfoxidireducens genome is shown below.
GTGTCGAAAACAATGGTCGCCTTGGCCGATTCCCAAAGTCCCCGCAGCCCGATCTTCTCGTAGGCGTCGTTCCACAGGCTGTCCAAAAAGGCCACGGGCACGCTCACCAGCCGGTAGAAACCCATGGCCACGATCCGGTACAGGGCGTCGAAGTCCAGGTTGCGCCCGGGCTTGGGATGCAGGACGTTGCGCATGAAGTAGAACCCAAGGCCGGTGAAGCCGAGCAGAAGCGAGGCCTGCAGCACGTGCCAGGGGGTGTAGGGGACGTAATCGGTCGGGAAGGGCAGAAGCGAATACAGGGTCTGCGGGAAAAGACCGATGAACAGGCACAGGAAGGAGGCGATGCCCATGCCCAGATACATGTTCCAGGGGATGGGCTTAAGCGGCATGTCGTTTTTGGGCCTGGACCAGAAGGCGAAGTAGGGGAGCTTGATGCCCACGGAAAGGAACGTGCCCACGGCGGCCACCTCCATGCCCAGGGCCAGCCAGGTGCGATGGGCCTCGGCCGCGCCGGTGATGGTCATGGTCTTGGAGATGAAGCCGTTGAAAAGGGGCATGCCCGAGATGCTCACCGCGCCGACCATGTAGCCGATCATCACCAGGGGCAGGCGCGAGGCCAGTCCTCCCAGTTCCGAGAGCTTGGCCGTGCCCGCCGAGTAGAGCAGGCAGCCCGCGCCCATGAACAGAAGGCCCTTATACAGGATGTGGGCGTAGGCGTGGGCGCAGGCCCCGTCGATGGTCATGGAGGTCCCGATGCCGATGCCGGCCACCATGTACCCCACCTGGGAGACGATGTGGTAGGAGAGGATGCGCCGGGCGTTGTTCTCGATGGTCGCGTAGAAGACGCCCCACAGGCACATGACCACGCCCATGACCGCCAGGATCTCGAACCCGGCGTAGGCCCGGGCCAGGACATAAACCGCCGTCTTGGTGGTGAACGCGCTCATGAACACCGCGCCGGTGACCGTGGCCTCGGGGTAGGCGTCGGGCAGCCAGGCGTGCAGGGGCACCACCGCGGCGTTGACCGCGAACCCGGCCAGGATCATCCAGTCGTAGAACCGCGCGGCGTCCGGGGCCACGGGGATGAAGTCGAAGTTGCCCGTGGCCTGGTGGCGCAGAAGCAGGCCGCCCAGGAGCAGGAGTCCGCCCAGGACGTGGAACAGGAAGTAGCGGAAGCCGGCCGCCGTGGACCGGGCGTTGTTGTTGAACCACACCAGGCAGGTGGAGGCCACGCTCATAAGTTCCCAGAAGATGAAAAGCGTCAGGTAGTCCCCGGCGAACACACACCCGAAGGCCCCGGCGATGTACAGCGAGGCCGCGATGTGCTGGCGGCGCTCCGGCAGGTGCAGGGCGTAGAGCATGCCGATCAGGGACTGGACGGCGAAGACGTGGGCGAAAATCAGGGACAGGGCGTCGATGCGGCCGAACTGGAGGTTTAAGCCCAGGTAGCGCACCGGTTCGATCACCCTGGTTCCCGCGGGACCGAAGGTCAACGACACCACCGAGGCGATGGCCACTACCGGGGGCAGAAGCAGGAGCCAGCGCCAGGCCGCGTGATTCTCGGCCTTGAGCCACGGCAGGATCAGAGCCAGGGCGACAAAGGCCAGACTTGGATGAATGAAGCTGACATCAGTCATTTTCGTCCTCGGGGCGGGTGATGAAGGGGAAGATGATTTTTTTCAGGACAAAGGACATGACCACGGCCAGGATCAGGGCGAAGGCGGCCCAGAAGCCGGGGATCTCCTCGCCTGGGAAGTGCGGGTGGTGGGGCAGGATGAAGACGTTGAGGACCACCATGGCCGCGAGCACCAGGAATAAGGCCTTTCTGAAGCCCCCGGCCGCGTCCC
Proteins encoded:
- a CDS encoding Na(+)/H(+) antiporter subunit D, whose translation is MTDVSFIHPSLAFVALALILPWLKAENHAAWRWLLLLPPVVAIASVVSLTFGPAGTRVIEPVRYLGLNLQFGRIDALSLIFAHVFAVQSLIGMLYALHLPERRQHIAASLYIAGAFGCVFAGDYLTLFIFWELMSVASTCLVWFNNNARSTAAGFRYFLFHVLGGLLLLGGLLLRHQATGNFDFIPVAPDAARFYDWMILAGFAVNAAVVPLHAWLPDAYPEATVTGAVFMSAFTTKTAVYVLARAYAGFEILAVMGVVMCLWGVFYATIENNARRILSYHIVSQVGYMVAGIGIGTSMTIDGACAHAYAHILYKGLLFMGAGCLLYSAGTAKLSELGGLASRLPLVMIGYMVGAVSISGMPLFNGFISKTMTITGAAEAHRTWLALGMEVAAVGTFLSVGIKLPYFAFWSRPKNDMPLKPIPWNMYLGMGIASFLCLFIGLFPQTLYSLLPFPTDYVPYTPWHVLQASLLLGFTGLGFYFMRNVLHPKPGRNLDFDALYRIVAMGFYRLVSVPVAFLDSLWNDAYEKIGLRGLWESAKATIVFDTRGIDGVLDGSARGVRGFGGVTGKLQTGRLQDYLTGVAALGLAIFALVWALW